A genomic region of Staphylococcus roterodami contains the following coding sequences:
- the asp1 gene encoding accessory Sec system protein Asp1, with translation MKYFIPAWYDDQQWWQDTTVPYYQMQKKTEFDDMISLMGMHLENELDYHLIVLNHAPNLRTFLHRYDLYETKYGSVFDEIQGFSHHAPQAINYHHLKWPDDVEFVYTPYLLKCVTSDQTFTNIYFSQEGYSIWFEEFENGQLQRRYIFDDRGYLSAIRYFDKDGEATYQEYLTIDGDCVLCEDLKGGRVSVSERYQHDYHQTQYNSMAEIIEEKFQEMITRTIHSDDHVIVASDTRHNQFIAKNIPAQALSYSFFKNRNETVSSDEYQSIVKGAHFIVDSLQLERALFQHQQKLARQDNMIRITPFETRQSPNISSQLMETFIGVWIDGMTEANLKQLMECLVDYIEREDQYRLILLTRHQNNIPQWLRTCMASVNEAHHAKKEEDVNVSALMTTEDQDDVITIKTIFAEHDVVEAMRTLRIIIDMSEEPDLYLQISAISAAIPQINSQSTDYVSDYDNGRIIETSHQLSEALNYYLGYLKNWNYAYAYSLKLIDAYASNNIIRQLDELIEGEKDAT, from the coding sequence CGTATTATCAAATGCAAAAAAAGACAGAGTTTGATGACATGATTAGTTTGATGGGCATGCACTTGGAAAATGAATTAGACTATCATCTTATCGTTTTAAACCATGCACCGAATTTAAGAACATTTTTACACCGGTACGATTTATATGAGACAAAGTATGGGTCAGTATTCGATGAAATTCAAGGATTTAGTCATCATGCACCACAAGCAATTAATTATCATCACCTAAAATGGCCCGATGATGTGGAATTTGTTTACACACCGTACTTACTTAAATGTGTAACGAGTGATCAAACCTTTACAAATATTTATTTTAGTCAGGAAGGGTATTCGATTTGGTTTGAGGAATTTGAAAATGGACAATTACAGCGACGTTATATATTTGATGATAGGGGTTATTTGTCGGCAATACGTTATTTTGATAAAGATGGAGAGGCCACATATCAAGAATATTTAACGATAGATGGTGATTGTGTACTTTGTGAAGATTTAAAAGGTGGACGAGTCTCTGTTTCAGAAAGGTATCAACATGATTATCACCAGACACAATATAACAGTATGGCTGAAATAATTGAAGAGAAATTTCAAGAGATGATCACGAGAACGATTCACTCAGATGATCATGTAATTGTAGCTTCAGACACTAGACATAATCAGTTCATTGCTAAGAATATTCCAGCACAAGCACTTAGCTATTCATTTTTTAAAAATAGAAATGAAACGGTGTCTTCTGACGAGTATCAGTCAATCGTGAAAGGTGCTCATTTTATTGTTGATAGCTTGCAACTAGAACGTGCATTATTCCAACATCAACAAAAACTTGCTCGACAGGATAACATGATTCGAATTACTCCTTTTGAAACAAGACAATCGCCTAACATTAGCAGTCAATTAATGGAAACATTTATTGGCGTTTGGATAGATGGTATGACTGAGGCTAACTTAAAACAATTAATGGAATGTCTCGTTGATTATATTGAGCGTGAAGATCAATACCGTTTAATTTTACTTACACGGCATCAAAATAATATACCGCAATGGTTACGTACGTGTATGGCATCAGTGAATGAGGCACATCATGCTAAAAAAGAAGAAGATGTGAATGTTTCTGCATTAATGACAACTGAAGATCAGGACGATGTCATTACCATTAAGACGATATTTGCTGAACATGATGTCGTTGAAGCAATGCGTACATTACGAATAATTATCGATATGTCTGAAGAACCAGATTTATATTTACAAATCAGTGCGATTAGTGCTGCAATTCCACAAATTAATAGTCAATCAACGGATTATGTTTCTGACTATGATAACGGGCGTATCATTGAAACGTCTCACCAACTAAGTGAAGCGTTAAATTATTATTTAGGTTACTTGAAAAATTGGAACTATGCTTATGCCTATTCTTTAAAATTAATAGATGCATATGCATCTAACAATATTATTCGTCAGCTCGATGAATTAATAGAAGGTGAAAAAGATGCCACGTAA